From a region of the Nothobranchius furzeri strain GRZ-AD chromosome 12, NfurGRZ-RIMD1, whole genome shotgun sequence genome:
- the rtkn2 gene encoding rhotekin-2 isoform X1 yields MDNPRDVQTSKRSGSSKSLLSDGSAVAMEIKRKKIRQSALFLQTENTDIQEKLDFEMRMREGAYKLLLACSKREQVLNASKNLLTCNARIKAYLTQLQREKEGHDMMATDKRLADGRLPCHGTIAVTGLRLPLMWRDSDHFNNRGSSRRVAVFCLMQIGSDVFDTEMVVVDRSITDICFDGVTLFKNVDPEFDLRVELWSCALEEELTLVNTPKKLAKKLRNSFGKNSGKKLCTLLDTPDPDTFLHNNPIPPGAKYSLLAYTTLGLPDADGSFQSHSLIVYQNADWSSWLPLYGNLCCRFVAQPACMTQSMMCGYLSQKQTVEGVNRCCSLYCVLSAGSLSCYFTPEEIDAKVRPALNVPINQETRIHVVDKKSAGHKSKTLSIINPSSDGSQTIIFTADTRNELEDWLDALHQHLYDQNQWLHCCDRLMKIEVASPRKPSLFLTKQADSVYNDLSITSPGKFQGITDIIHSKIEETDGHFLLGQEEKKEAPNWSSLFDGSHSVLVEKSVLSPSKTSTSCSRPNLNNSSTPLSNKRRRAPQPPSDIKPHTPPTRPARPPLPAPLHPHPLPLNKEKENSGSCVSCPATRSRTGRPSLDAKFSSIIQQLQRNNAGGAAALSRRNAPLAVVDVHSQGPPQPSLQESEYQSHDSQTLQDTTDQGFVRAFAGSGPVPPPRSKLRKSFRERMNLKAL; encoded by the exons ATGGACAACCCGCGGGATGTTCAAACTTCCAAACGAAGTGGTAGCTCCAAGTCTTTGTTATCTGATGGCTCCGCTGTGGCTATGGAGATTAAACGAAAGAAAATACGACAGAGTGCCTTATTCCTTCAGACAGAG AACACTGACATACAAGAAAAGCTTGACTTTGAGATGCGGATGCGTGAGGGAGCCTACAAGCTGCTGCTCGCTTGCAGTAAAAGAGAACAGGTTCTTAACGCTTCCAAGAACCTGCTGACCTGCAATGCCAGAATAAAGGCTTACCTcacacagctgcagagagaaaaaGAAGGGCACGACATGATGGCAACAGACAAAAG GCTTGCAGATGGTCGTTTGCCATGCCATGGGACCATTGCAGTGACTG GTCTGCGTCTTCCTCTGATGTGGAGGGATTCAGACCACTTCAATAACAGAGGGA GCTCCCGGCGGGTGGCGGTGTTCTGTCTGATGCAGATTGGCTCTGATGTGTTTGACACTGAGATGGTCGTGGTTGACAGATCTATCACAGACATCTGCTTTGATGGAGTCACCCTCtt TAAGAATGTAGATCCTGAGTTTGACCTCAGAGTGGAGCTGTGGAGCTGTGCCCTGGAGGAAGAGCTCACTTTAGTAAACACACCAAAGAAATTGGCAAAGAAGCTCCGCAACTCTTTTGGAAAgaactctggaaagaagctctgCACCCTGCTGGACACTCCAGATCCTGACACTTTCCTGCATAACAACCCGATACCCCC TGGAGCCAAATACAGCCTGCTGGCCtacacaacactgggtctgcctgatgcTGATGGCAGCTTTCAGTCTCACTCACTCATCGTCTACCAGAACG CCGATTGGTCATCTTGGCTCCCTCTTTATGGCAACCTCTGCTGCCGGTTTGTGGCGCAGCCGGCTTGTATGACACAGAGCATGATGTGTGGCTATTTGAGTCAGAAG CAAACCGTGGAGGGGGTGAACCGCTGCTGCAGCCTTTACTGCGTGCTGAGCGCCGGCTCTTTGTCCTGTTACTTCACTCCAGAGGAAATTGATGCTAAAGTGCGACCTGCTTTGAATGTCCCCATCAATCAG GAGACTCGGATCCACGTGGTAGATAAAAAGTCAGCAGGACACAAGTCCAAGACTTTGTCCATCATCAACCCTTCTTCTGATGGGTCACAGACCATCATCTTCACTGCAGACACCAGGAACGAGCTGGAGGACTGGCTGGACGCCCTCCACCAGCACCTTTATGATCAGA ACCAGTGGCTGCACTGCTGTGACCGGCTAATGAAAATTGAGGTTGCATCGCCACGGAAACCATCGCTCTTCCTCACCAAGCAGGCAGACTCTGTTTACAATGACCTCA GTATAACCTCACCTGGTAAGTTTCAGGGCATTACAGATATCATCCACAGCAAAATTGAGGAAACAGATGGTCACTTCCTTCTTGGTCAAGAAGAGAAGAAGGAGGCCCCTAACTGGTCCTCTCTGTTTGATGGATCCCACTCAGTGTTGGTGGAGAAGAGTGTTCTGTCTCCGAGCAAAACTTCCACCTCATGTTCAAGACCTAACCTCAACAACAGCTCTACACCCCTCAGTAACAAGAGGCGACGCGCTCCACagcctccttctgacataaagccTCATACTCCCCCTACCCGTCCAGCCAGACCTCCCCTCCCTGCTCCTCTGCATCCTCACCCTCTTCCTCTAAACAAGGAGAAGGAGAACTCTGGCTCTTGTGTTTCATGTCCAGCCACACGGTCCAGAACAGGCAGACCTTCGCTAGATGCAAAGTTTTCTTCCATCATCCAGCAGCTCCAGAGGAACaacgctggaggagcagcagccctcAGCCGAAGAAACGCTCCTCTGGCCGTCGTCGATGTCCATTCCCAGGGTCCGCCACAGCCCTCGCTCCAGGAGTCAGAATACCAAAGCCACGACTCCCAGACACTCCAGGACACGACTGATCAAGGTTTTGTCAGAGCCTTTGCTGGTTCCGGTCCCGTTCCTCCTCCTCGCAGCAAACTGAGGAAGTCCTTCAGAGAGAGAATGAACCTTAAAGCTCTGTAA
- the rtkn2 gene encoding rhotekin-2 isoform X2 — translation MDNPRDVQTSKRSGSSKSLLSDGSAVAMEIKRKKIRQSALFLQTENTDIQEKLDFEMRMREGAYKLLLACSKREQVLNASKNLLTCNARIKAYLTQLQREKEGHDMMATDKRLADGRLPCHGTIAVTGLRLPLMWRDSDHFNNRGSSRRVAVFCLMQIGSDVFDTEMVVVDRSITDICFDGVTLFKNVDPEFDLRVELWSCALEEELTLVNTPKKLAKKLRNSFGKNSGKKLCTLLDTPDPDTFLHNNPIPPGAKYSLLAYTTLGLPDADGSFQSHSLIVYQNADWSSWLPLYGNLCCRFVAQPACMTQSMMCGYLSQKQTVEGVNRCCSLYCVLSAGSLSCYFTPEEIDAKVRPALNVPINQETRIHVVDKKSAGHKSKTLSIINPSSDGSQTIIFTADTRNELEDWLDALHQHLYDQNQWLHCCDRLMKIEVASPRKPSLFLTKQADSVYNDLSITSPVLVEKSVLSPSKTSTSCSRPNLNNSSTPLSNKRRRAPQPPSDIKPHTPPTRPARPPLPAPLHPHPLPLNKEKENSGSCVSCPATRSRTGRPSLDAKFSSIIQQLQRNNAGGAAALSRRNAPLAVVDVHSQGPPQPSLQESEYQSHDSQTLQDTTDQGFVRAFAGSGPVPPPRSKLRKSFRERMNLKAL, via the exons ATGGACAACCCGCGGGATGTTCAAACTTCCAAACGAAGTGGTAGCTCCAAGTCTTTGTTATCTGATGGCTCCGCTGTGGCTATGGAGATTAAACGAAAGAAAATACGACAGAGTGCCTTATTCCTTCAGACAGAG AACACTGACATACAAGAAAAGCTTGACTTTGAGATGCGGATGCGTGAGGGAGCCTACAAGCTGCTGCTCGCTTGCAGTAAAAGAGAACAGGTTCTTAACGCTTCCAAGAACCTGCTGACCTGCAATGCCAGAATAAAGGCTTACCTcacacagctgcagagagaaaaaGAAGGGCACGACATGATGGCAACAGACAAAAG GCTTGCAGATGGTCGTTTGCCATGCCATGGGACCATTGCAGTGACTG GTCTGCGTCTTCCTCTGATGTGGAGGGATTCAGACCACTTCAATAACAGAGGGA GCTCCCGGCGGGTGGCGGTGTTCTGTCTGATGCAGATTGGCTCTGATGTGTTTGACACTGAGATGGTCGTGGTTGACAGATCTATCACAGACATCTGCTTTGATGGAGTCACCCTCtt TAAGAATGTAGATCCTGAGTTTGACCTCAGAGTGGAGCTGTGGAGCTGTGCCCTGGAGGAAGAGCTCACTTTAGTAAACACACCAAAGAAATTGGCAAAGAAGCTCCGCAACTCTTTTGGAAAgaactctggaaagaagctctgCACCCTGCTGGACACTCCAGATCCTGACACTTTCCTGCATAACAACCCGATACCCCC TGGAGCCAAATACAGCCTGCTGGCCtacacaacactgggtctgcctgatgcTGATGGCAGCTTTCAGTCTCACTCACTCATCGTCTACCAGAACG CCGATTGGTCATCTTGGCTCCCTCTTTATGGCAACCTCTGCTGCCGGTTTGTGGCGCAGCCGGCTTGTATGACACAGAGCATGATGTGTGGCTATTTGAGTCAGAAG CAAACCGTGGAGGGGGTGAACCGCTGCTGCAGCCTTTACTGCGTGCTGAGCGCCGGCTCTTTGTCCTGTTACTTCACTCCAGAGGAAATTGATGCTAAAGTGCGACCTGCTTTGAATGTCCCCATCAATCAG GAGACTCGGATCCACGTGGTAGATAAAAAGTCAGCAGGACACAAGTCCAAGACTTTGTCCATCATCAACCCTTCTTCTGATGGGTCACAGACCATCATCTTCACTGCAGACACCAGGAACGAGCTGGAGGACTGGCTGGACGCCCTCCACCAGCACCTTTATGATCAGA ACCAGTGGCTGCACTGCTGTGACCGGCTAATGAAAATTGAGGTTGCATCGCCACGGAAACCATCGCTCTTCCTCACCAAGCAGGCAGACTCTGTTTACAATGACCTCA GTATAACCTCACCTG TGTTGGTGGAGAAGAGTGTTCTGTCTCCGAGCAAAACTTCCACCTCATGTTCAAGACCTAACCTCAACAACAGCTCTACACCCCTCAGTAACAAGAGGCGACGCGCTCCACagcctccttctgacataaagccTCATACTCCCCCTACCCGTCCAGCCAGACCTCCCCTCCCTGCTCCTCTGCATCCTCACCCTCTTCCTCTAAACAAGGAGAAGGAGAACTCTGGCTCTTGTGTTTCATGTCCAGCCACACGGTCCAGAACAGGCAGACCTTCGCTAGATGCAAAGTTTTCTTCCATCATCCAGCAGCTCCAGAGGAACaacgctggaggagcagcagccctcAGCCGAAGAAACGCTCCTCTGGCCGTCGTCGATGTCCATTCCCAGGGTCCGCCACAGCCCTCGCTCCAGGAGTCAGAATACCAAAGCCACGACTCCCAGACACTCCAGGACACGACTGATCAAGGTTTTGTCAGAGCCTTTGCTGGTTCCGGTCCCGTTCCTCCTCCTCGCAGCAAACTGAGGAAGTCCTTCAGAGAGAGAATGAACCTTAAAGCTCTGTAA